The genomic interval TCCGCAGGCCGGCGACGACTTCCGTTCTGCCGACAGCGAGCGAGCCGCCCGCCAGATCGCCCAGGATCGGGAAACCAAGCGACGGGCTGCCGAGCATGTGGCCGGTCGTCGGCGCGTGACTCTGGAGGATCTCTACGCCGAGGCGCGCGATGGCGAGGCGCTCGAGTTGACGGTCGTCCTCAAGGCGGACGTGCAAGGTTCGCTGGAGGCGGTTACCGACGCACTCGAGAAACTGCAGGTCGAAGACGCCTCGGTTCGCGTTCTGCATAGGGCAGTCGGCGCGATCAGCGAGAACGACATCACGCTGGCGGAGGCGTCGGGAGCCGTTGTCCTCGGCTTCAACGTTCGCCCGGACCCCAAGGCTCGGGCATTGGCCGAACAGGGCGGCGTGGACATCAAGACCTACCAGATCATCTACAAGCTGGTGGAGGAGGTTGAGGCGGCGCTCAAGGGCATGTTGCGCCCGATCTTCGCCGAGGAAGTCATGGGCCGGGCTCAGGTTCGCGAGACCTTCAAGGTCCCCAAGGTTGGGATCATCGCGGGCAGCTACGTCGAAGAAGGGGTCATCAAGCGCGGGGCGAAGGTTCGGTTGCTCCGCGAGGGTGTGATCCTCGCCGACACGACGGTATCGAGTTTGCGTCGCTTCAAGGAAGATGTCCGAGAGGTTGCCGGCGGTTACGAGTGCGGAATCGGCATGGACAACTACCAAGACATCAAAGAAGGCGACGTGTTCGAGTCCTACGAGGTGCGAGAGGTTCCTCGCTAACGTTGACCGGCCATGTTCGTCGGCTTCGCGCGTTTCGACCTTCGGCTAGCCGGGTGCGATTCGCTCAAGGAAAAACGCTCCGTGCTGCGACGTCTTCAGGCGGGATTGTCGAGGAACTTCGCCTGTGCGGTGGCAGAGGTCGAGTATCAGGATCTCCGACAGC from Actinomycetota bacterium carries:
- a CDS encoding DUF503 domain-containing protein; the protein is MFVGFARFDLRLAGCDSLKEKRSVLRRLQAGLSRNFACAVAEVEYQDLRQRAAVGVSVVSGTHFQARKILAEIGRRVQAEPEVEIIETFIDVIRPEDR